One Nitrospira sp. DNA window includes the following coding sequences:
- a CDS encoding Ribonuclease BN — protein sequence MAASLTSSSPRWNPWKLGGLGWRDFGRCLWKESQKDEILGRAAQLAYYFLLALFPALLFLTALMGLFPLDQAMPELMEYLRTVLPADALSLLEKYLDNVVRGSSGDILSLGLLGALWASSSGVTAIMEALNVVYGAHETRPYWKVRVIATLLTVGLAGFIIVSITLILYGARIGEWIADMVGLGWLFLIAWHILQWPVAVMLMLFALAIIYYVCPDVEHDWRWVTPGSVCAVSLWVGVSLGFKAYVDHFGNYNAAYGSIAGVIVLMLWLYLTGVVMLLGGEINAQIEHAAAALRSSRLRGPQAEPVGEDS from the coding sequence TTGGCGGCTTCGTTGACCAGTTCCTCCCCCCGTTGGAACCCTTGGAAACTCGGCGGCCTGGGGTGGAGGGACTTCGGCCGATGTTTGTGGAAAGAAAGTCAGAAGGACGAGATTCTTGGACGGGCCGCGCAACTGGCCTATTATTTCTTGCTGGCTCTTTTTCCGGCCCTCCTGTTCCTCACGGCGCTCATGGGATTGTTTCCGCTCGACCAGGCCATGCCGGAATTGATGGAATATCTCCGGACCGTGTTGCCGGCTGATGCCCTCTCGCTGCTCGAGAAATACTTGGATAACGTAGTCAGGGGCAGTAGCGGCGATATCCTGTCGCTCGGGCTCCTAGGCGCGCTCTGGGCCTCCTCAAGCGGCGTGACGGCGATTATGGAAGCCCTCAATGTCGTCTACGGAGCCCACGAGACGCGACCCTATTGGAAAGTCAGAGTGATCGCCACCCTACTGACTGTCGGGCTCGCCGGGTTTATCATCGTCTCCATCACATTGATCCTGTATGGTGCACGCATCGGCGAATGGATTGCCGATATGGTCGGCTTGGGCTGGCTGTTCCTCATCGCCTGGCATATCCTGCAATGGCCGGTCGCCGTGATGTTGATGCTGTTCGCCCTGGCGATCATCTATTATGTGTGTCCCGATGTGGAGCATGACTGGCGCTGGGTCACTCCCGGTTCCGTCTGTGCCGTCTCCCTGTGGGTGGGAGTCTCGCTCGGATTTAAAGCGTATGTGGACCACTTTGGGAATTATAATGCCGCCTATGGATCCATAGCCGGGGTCATCGTCCTCATGTTGTGGCTTTATTTGACCGGAGTCGTGATGTTGCTCGGAGGAGAGATCAACGCCCAGATCGAGCATGCGG